In Endozoicomonas sp. GU-1, one DNA window encodes the following:
- the ttcA gene encoding tRNA 2-thiocytidine(32) synthetase TtcA codes for MTTSLSGTAKTEFNKLQKRLRRHAGQAIEEFNMIEDGDKVMVCLSGGADSYTMLHILQSLQKSAPITFDLVAVNLDQKQPGFPEHILPEYLDGLNVPYHIINRDTYSVVKSKIPEGKTTCGLCSRLRRGTLYAFAEDIGATKIALGHHKDDIVETMFLNMFYGSRLAAMPPKLLSDDGRNVVIRPLAYCREKDIKRFAEQMAFPIIPCNLCGSQKNLQRQNIKAMLAEWEKKNPSRIESIFTAMQNIAPSQMADTGLFNFKDLAMDRSGERKSYEHEDNQTIFSGNIPDPIDTDNDMVKIITI; via the coding sequence ATGACGACTTCTCTTTCCGGAACGGCAAAGACAGAATTTAACAAGCTGCAAAAAAGGTTGCGCCGCCACGCAGGTCAGGCTATTGAAGAGTTCAATATGATCGAGGATGGCGACAAAGTGATGGTCTGTTTATCGGGTGGCGCTGATAGCTACACGATGCTTCATATTTTGCAGAGTCTCCAGAAAAGTGCACCGATAACCTTTGATTTAGTGGCGGTGAATCTGGATCAGAAACAACCGGGCTTTCCTGAGCATATCCTGCCGGAATACCTGGATGGCCTGAATGTTCCTTATCATATTATTAACAGGGATACCTATTCGGTGGTTAAGTCGAAGATACCGGAGGGTAAAACCACCTGTGGTTTATGCTCGCGCTTGCGCCGTGGCACTTTGTACGCCTTTGCCGAAGATATCGGCGCAACCAAAATTGCCCTTGGCCACCATAAGGACGACATCGTCGAGACCATGTTCCTTAATATGTTTTACGGCTCCCGGCTGGCCGCCATGCCACCCAAGTTACTATCAGACGATGGCCGGAACGTGGTGATTCGCCCTTTGGCTTATTGCCGCGAGAAGGATATCAAACGGTTTGCTGAACAAATGGCGTTCCCGATTATTCCATGCAACCTGTGTGGCTCACAAAAGAACCTGCAGCGTCAGAATATCAAAGCCATGCTGGCTGAGTGGGAAAAAAAGAACCCGAGCAGGATCGAGTCAATTTTTACGGCTATGCAGAATATAGCGCCATCCCAGATGGCTGATACTGGGCTGTTCAATTTCAAGGATCTTGCAATGGATCGTTCTGGCGAGCGCAAGTCCTATGAGCATGAGGACAATCAAACGATCTTT